Genomic segment of Truepera radiovictrix DSM 17093:
TCGTCGCCGAGACGGAGCGTTTTTACTACCGCGCGGTCGCCGAGTGCGCGCGCTAGGGCGCCGCGGCCGCGGCGATCCCGACGAGGTGCGGCGCCGTGGCGCTCACGCGCGTGCGGTCGAAGCCGCCGTAGAGCCGCACGTTAGCGAACCCCGCCTGCAAAAGGGCGCGCTCGAGCTCGAAGCGCGTAAAGTAGCGCTGCGTGAGGCGGTAGCGCTGGCGCGTCAGCCGCCCGGCGGCGTCGGTGCGGTCGAAAAAGTAGTGCGAGGTAATGAGCTGCGCGTCGGGGTCGTGCTCCTGCAGCAAGAAGAGCTCGCCCGCGCCGCCGCGCTCGAGGGCCCCGGCCGCGCCGACGTGCGCCCACTCGGCCTCACGCCGCAAGACGCCGAGCTGCCCGAAGCGCGGGGTGTAGAGGTCGAAGGCGAAGCGGCCCCCCGCCTCGAGGTGTGCGCGCACCGTCTCGAGGGTCGCGTCCTGGTCTTTGAGGGTGTAGGCGTGCATGAGGGTGTTAAAGGGCGCGATGACGAGCGGGAA
This window contains:
- a CDS encoding class I SAM-dependent methyltransferase produces the protein MNYDPLAELYDLQYAHYRDDLPFYTRLAHDYGGPVLELGAGTGRVAAALARAGFEVVALEPAEQMILRGRARLAREGLEERVTYVPGDMRSVRLGRRFPLVIAPFNTLMHAYTLKDQDATLETVRAHLEAGGRFAFDLYTPRFGQLGVLRREAEWAHVGAAGALERGGAGELFLLQEHDPDAQLITSHYFFDRTDAAGRLTRQRYRLTQRYFTRFELERALLQAGFANVRLYGGFDRTRVSATAPHLVGIAAAAAP